One window of Quercus robur chromosome 5, dhQueRobu3.1, whole genome shotgun sequence genomic DNA carries:
- the LOC126726337 gene encoding cell division cycle protein 48 homolog produces MDSLNDKKKKAPNRLVVEEPINHDDNSVILLHPDTMHTLNFFHGDTVLIKGKKRRDTVCVVLDDAACDSSKVFMNKVVRSNLRVRLGDVVSIHHCHGINYGYRVHVLPIDDTIEGLTGSIFDAYLKPYFMDSFRPVRKGDLFVVRGGMRSVEFKVMETDPAEYCIVAPETEVYCEGEALRREDEERLDEIGYDDIGGVRKQLGQIRELVELPLRHPQLFETIGVKPPKGILLYGPPGTGKTLIAKAIANETGAFFFCINGPEIMSKLAGESESNLRKAFAEAEENAPSIIFIDEIDSIAPKRDKTGGEVERRIVSQLLTLMDGVNSRAHVIVIGATNRPNSIDPALRRFGRFDKEIDIGVPDEDGRLEVLHIHTRKMKLSEDVNLERVAKETHGHVGADLAALSTEAALQCIREKMDVIDMEDETIDAEVLNSMAVTNDHFSAALATSTASALRETFVEVPNVSWEDIGGLESVKTELQETVQYPVEHPEKFEKFGMSPSRGVLFYGPPGCGKTLLAKAIANECQANFISIKGPELLTMWFGESEANVRDVFDKARQSAPCVLFFDELDSIAIQRGSGVGDAGGAADRVLNQLLTEMDGLSSKKTIFVIGATNRPDIIDPALLRPGRLDQLIYIPLPDEASRLQIFKSCLRKSPVSKDVDLTALAKLTGGFSGADITEICQRACKYAIREDIQKDIERESGTMAKDSADEMAEIKEAHFEESLKFARRSVSDADIRKYQAFAQTLQQSRGFGSASYGDPVVDDAPPATSSSSTSVHAIPQQVLDIQATQGDMLRSLLIAQAAHGQLLDTLMGNMAELRIQLHQLKSSLSSTPPPGPSDRVCFANVSQKGGAHLFASSADGVDDAEL; encoded by the coding sequence ATGGATTCCCTCAAcgataagaagaagaaggctCCCAATAGGTTGGTCGTGGAGGAGCCCATTAACCACGACGACAACTCTGTGATCTTACTGCACCCTGATACCATGCACACCCTCAACTTCTTTCATGGTGATACTGTCTTGATCAAGGGGAAGAAGAGACGGGACACGGTTTGCGTTGTTCTTGATGACGCTGCTTGTGACAGTTCCAAGGTTTTCATGAACAAGGTGGTGCGTTCTAACCTTAGAGTCAGGCTTGGTGATGTGGTTTCCATTCATCACTGTCATGGTATTAATTACGGCTATAGAGTTCACGTTCTACCTATTGATGACACCATTGAAGGCCTTACTGGGAGTATCTTTGATGCCTACTTGAAGCCTTATTTTATGGATTCGTTTAGGCCGGTGAGGAAAGGTGATCTTTTTGTTGTGAGGGGTGGGATGAGGAGTGTAGAGTTTAAGGTGATGGAGACTGATCCTGCTGAGTATTGCATTGTTGCACCTGAGACTGAAGTTTACTGTGAAGGAGAGGCTTTGAGGAGAGAAGATGAGGAAAGATTGGATGAGATTGGTTATGATGATATTGGTGGTGTTAGGAAGCAACTTGGTCAGATTCGTGAATTGGTGGAATTGCCTTTAAGGCATCCACAGCTTTTTGAAACTATTGGAGTGAAGCCTCCCAAGGGAATTTTGCTATATGGGCCTCCTGGTACTGGCAAGACACTCATAGCAAAGGCTATTGCTAATGAAACTGGGGCTTTCTTTTTCTGTATTAATGGGCCGGAGATTATGAGCAAGTTGGCTGGTGAGAGCGAGAGTAATTTGAGGAAAGCTTTTGCTGAAGCAGAGGAGAATGCTCCTTCGATTATATTTATTGATGAGATTGACTCTATTGCTCCCAAGCGTGACAAGACTGGTGGAGAGGTAGAGAGGAGGATTGTTTCACAGCTTTTGACATTGATGGATGGTGTGAATTCCCGGGCACATGTTATTGTTATTGGAGCCACCAATAGGCCTAATAGTATTGACCCTGCATTAAGAAGGTTTGGGAGGTTCGATAAAGAGATTGATATTGGTGTTCCGGATGAAGATGGGCGTCTTGAGGTTCTTCATATCCATACCAGGAAGATGAAGCTCTCTGAAGATGTGAACTTGGAAAGAGTGGCCAAGGAAACTCATGGACATGTGGGTGCGGATCTTGCGGCTCTTTCTACTGAAGCTGCACTACAATGTATTAGAGAAAAAATGGATGTGATTGACATGGAAGATGAAACCATCGATGCTGAGGTTCTCAATTCCATGGCTGTCACCAATGATCACTTTAGTGCTGCTCTTGCAACTAGCACTGCCTCTGCTTTGCGTGAAACGTTTGTGGAAGTCCCTAATGTTAGCTGGGAAGACATTGGTGGACTTGAGAGTGTCAAGACAGAGCTTCAAGAGACAGTTCAATATCCAGTGGAGCATCCCGAAAAGTTTGAGAAGTTTGGAATGTCACCATCTAGAGGAGTTCTCTTCTATGGTCCTCCTGGTTGTGGAAAAACCCTTTTGGCCAAGGCTATTGCCAATGAATGTCAGGCTAATTTCATTAGCATCAAGGGTCCTGAGTTACTCACAATGTGGTTTGGGGAGAGTGAGGCCAATGTTAGGGATGTTTTCGACAAGGCTCGCCAGTCAGCACCTTGTGTCTTGTTCTTTGATGAACTTGACTCCATTGCTATTCAGAGAGGAAGTGGAGTTGGAGATGCTGGTGGTGCTGCTGATAGAGTTTTGAACCAGCTTTTAACCGAAATGGATGGGTTATCATCtaagaaaactatttttgtcATTGGAGCTACTAATAGGCCTGATATAATTGATCCAGCACTTCTAAGACCTGGTCGTCTTGATCAATTGATCTATATCCCTCTGCCGGATGAGGCTTCACGGCTTCAGATTTTCAAATCTTGTCTTAggaaatcacctgtgtcaaaagATGTTGACCTTACAGCTCTTGCCAAGCTTACAGGAGGCTTTAGTGGGGCAGATATCACAGAAATATGCCAGCGGGCTTGCAAATATGCCATTAGAGAGGACATTCAAAAGGATATTGAGAGGGAAAGCGGCACTATGGCAAAGGATTCCGCAGATGAAATGGCTGAGATCAAGGAAGCTCACTTTGAGGAGTCCTTGAAGTTTGCCAGAAGGAGTGTGAGTGATGCTGACATCCGCAAGTATCAAGCTTTTGCTCAAACATTGCAGCAATCCAGGGGCTTTGGGTCTGCTTCCTATGGAGATCCTGTTGTTGATGATGCACCTCCTGCTACTTCGAGTTCCTCCACATCTGTTCATGCCATTCCACAGCAAGTGCTTGACATTCAAGCAACTCAAGGAGACATGTTGCGGTCTTTACTGATCGCTCAGGCTGCACATGGTCAGCTCTTGGATACACTGATGGGCAATATGGCTGAATTGCGTATCCAGCTTCATCAGTTGAAAAGTTCGTTGTCCTCCACACCACCTCCTGGGCCCTCTGATAGAGTTTGCTTTGCCAATGTGTCACAAAAGGGGGGAGCACATCTGTTTGCATCTTCAGCTGATGGGGTTGATGATGCTGAGCTTTAA